Genomic segment of Catenulispora sp. MAP5-51:
ACTTCGCCCCTCCCCCGTGAACGCTTGCGCTTCAGTGTGGGCGCAGGCGACGACTCTCACAAGACAGCGCGTACGGCTCCCCGGACCATCCGGCGAGCCGCACGCACCTGCCCTCCTCAGACCGACAAGAGCATCAGTCCATGGCGTTCGCCGTGACCGTCGCCGGGTTGTTCAGGTTCCCGGTCAGCGGCAGGCTTCGCGAGCCGTCTCCGACCAGGATCTGGTACGTGCCGGCCGACGCGATCCAGTTGCTCGACGTCGTGTCCCAGTGCGCCAGATCGTGGGCCGACACCGTGAACGTCGCGGTGCCCGATGCGCCGGGGTTCAGCGTGATCCGCTGGAATCCCTTCAGCTGGTGCGGCGGCTCGCCGGCCGATGCCGGGTCGCCGACGTACAGCTGCGCCACCTCCGTCCCGGCGCGGCTTCCGGTGTTCGTGACCGTCGCGGTCACCGTTGCCTGGCCGTTGTTCAGCGCCCCGATCTGCAGGTTGCTGAAGGAGAAGGTCGTGTACGACAGCCCGAAGCCGAACGGGAACAGCGGCGCGACGTTGTTCTGGTCGTACCACCGGTACCCGACGTCGAGTCCCTCGGAGTACTGCACCGTCCCGTTGACGCCCGGCCACTGCGCCGTCGTGCTGGCCGGTACCTGGGTCAGCGAGGTCGGGAAGGTGATCGGCAGGTGCCCGGAGGGGTTCACGTCGCCGAACAGCAGCGCCGCGATCGCCTGGCCGAACTCCTGCCCCTGGTAGAACGTCTCGAAGACGCCCGCCACCTGGTTCAGCCAGGGCATCATGATCGCCGAGTTGTCGCTGAGCACGACGATCGTGTGCGGGTTGGCCGCGGCGACCGCCGAGATCAGGGCGTCCTGGTTGTTCGGCAGGTTCAGCGTGGTGGTGTCGGACTCCTCGTGGCCGTAGTTGTCGTCGGCGAACACGATCGCCACGTTCGAGGACTGCGCGAGCGCGACCGCCGAGGCCTGGTTGGTGCCGTCGTCGTAGGCGACCTTGACGTTCGTCCCGGCCGTCCGCTGCTGGATCCCGTACAGCGGGTTGTAGGTGCCCGTGCTGGTCGCGCTCCCGCTGCCGCCGCCCCCGGTGATCACACCGGCGCCGGCGTTGGTGCCGATGACCGCCACCGACTCGCTGCCCTTCGGGTCCAGCGGCAGGACGCCGTTGTTCTTCAGCAGCACCGAGCCTTCCTCGTCGCCCTGCAACGCCACCGCGCGGTGCGCCGGGGTGGCGACGATGGCGGTCGTCGAACCGGTCGGCGCCTTGTCGAACATGCCGAAGCGGAACATCTGCGTCAGCACCCGGGACACCATGGTGTCGAACGTGGCCTGCGTGACCTGGCCGGCGGCGACCGCCTGCTCCAGCGAGGCGGCGAAGAAGCCGCCGAAGGGCATCTCGACCGTCTCCCCGGCGTTGGCCGACGGCACGGTGGAGTGGATCCCGCCCCAGTCCGAGGTGATGAAGCCCTGGAACCCGGCCTGCTGGTACATCGGGATGTTCTCCACGGCGGGGTTCTGGCAGGAGTAGTTGCCGTTCACCATGCTGTACCCGCACATCAGCGCCGCCGCGCCGCCCTTCTCGATGGCGGTCTGGAAGCCCGGCAGGTACATCTCCTGCAGCGTGCGGGTGTCGATGATCTCGTTGCCGGGCGCCGAGGGCTGCTCGATGTTGTACGCGGCCGCGTGCTTGACCTCGGCCATCACACCCTGGCTCTGCATGCCCTGCACGTCCGCGCTGACGATCTCGCCGGTCAGGTACGGGTCCTCGCCGAACGTCTCGTAGGACCGGCCCCAGCGCGGGTCGCGCACCAGGTTGATCGTCGGGCCGAGCGAGACGTTCACGCCCTTGCCGGCGAACTCCTGGCCGACGGCCGCGCCGAAGTCGTGCTCGTAGGACGGGTCGAAGGTGGCCGCGTTGGTCTCCCCGTCAGGGAACTGCGTCACCCCGCCGAGCCCGTCGCCGACCCCGCTGGGCCCGTCCTCCAGGTTGACGCTCGGGATGCACAGCGCGGGCTGCGCAGCGATCTGCCCGATGTAGACGCTCGACCCGTCGCCGTAGAGCATCGCGTCCTTCTGGTCCTGCGACATCGCCCCCATGAGCTGCGCGACGCGGGTCGAGACGGCCACGTTCGGCTCGTTGAGCCAGGGGCAGTCGCCCGGCGCGGGCTGCGGCGGGGGCGGGGGGATGGTGACGGTCTGGTTCCCGACGGTGTAGACCGAGAACTCCCACAGGGAGACGCCGTACCCGGTGGCGCGCGCCGTGGAGTACATCCGGATGTACCGGCCGGTGCCCGACACGTTCAGCGTCTGCGTCCCGCCGGTCCCGGTGGTCGTGGTGTAGATCGTCGACCAGTTCGCGTTGTCGTTCGAGACCTGGATCTGGAACCCGGTGGCGTAGGCGTTCTCCCACTGGAGTACCACCTGGCACACCGGCAG
This window contains:
- a CDS encoding discoidin domain-containing protein, which gives rise to MTSLVVTLVVALISGLMVAIAAGSAHAAPTLLSQGKTATASSVTGGNVAANAVDGNTGTRWESAYSDPQWLQVDLGGTATISQVVLQWETASAKAYQIQVSADGSTWTSIYSTTTGPGGTETLNVSGSGRYIRMYGTARNTGYGYSLWEFQVYGTTGTGGGGTCGTQDAALNQPATASSTENGGTPAAAAVDGNTGTRWSSAFSDPQWLDVDLGSALTICQVALNWETAYATAFQIQVSTDNATWTTIYSTTTGTGGNQTLNVSGTGRYIRMYGTARATQYGYSLWEFGVFTGGSGGVPTSPSSPSSPSSAPSSTGGGNGTCGTANAALGHPATASSIQDANPAYDPFYATDGSTLTRWSSASADPQWIDVDLGGSLPVCQVVLQWENAYATGFQIQVSNDNANWSTIYTTTTGTGGTQTLNVSGTGRYIRMYSTARATGYGVSLWEFSVYTVGNQTVTIPPPPPQPAPGDCPWLNEPNVAVSTRVAQLMGAMSQDQKDAMLYGDGSSVYIGQIAAQPALCIPSVNLEDGPSGVGDGLGGVTQFPDGETNAATFDPSYEHDFGAAVGQEFAGKGVNVSLGPTINLVRDPRWGRSYETFGEDPYLTGEIVSADVQGMQSQGVMAEVKHAAAYNIEQPSAPGNEIIDTRTLQEMYLPGFQTAIEKGGAAALMCGYSMVNGNYSCQNPAVENIPMYQQAGFQGFITSDWGGIHSTVPSANAGETVEMPFGGFFAASLEQAVAAGQVTQATFDTMVSRVLTQMFRFGMFDKAPTGSTTAIVATPAHRAVALQGDEEGSVLLKNNGVLPLDPKGSESVAVIGTNAGAGVITGGGGSGSATSTGTYNPLYGIQQRTAGTNVKVAYDDGTNQASAVALAQSSNVAIVFADDNYGHEESDTTTLNLPNNQDALISAVAAANPHTIVVLSDNSAIMMPWLNQVAGVFETFYQGQEFGQAIAALLFGDVNPSGHLPITFPTSLTQVPASTTAQWPGVNGTVQYSEGLDVGYRWYDQNNVAPLFPFGFGLSYTTFSFSNLQIGALNNGQATVTATVTNTGSRAGTEVAQLYVGDPASAGEPPHQLKGFQRITLNPGASGTATFTVSAHDLAHWDTTSSNWIASAGTYQILVGDGSRSLPLTGNLNNPATVTANAMD